Below is a window of Naumovozyma castellii chromosome 9, complete genome DNA.
gaattgggTCCCTCGTCAATTGGTAAAGACATGAGACCAATACATAACCTATATTCGTGGAACAACAACGCATCTATTATTTTCCTAGAGCAACCTTTGGGGGTAGGCTTTTCATATGGTGATGATAAGGTTAGTTCGACTAAGATGGCTGGGAAGGATGCCTATATattcttggaattattttttgaagctTTCCCAAATTTAAGATCAAATGATTTCCATATAGCTGGCGAATCGTATGCCGGTCATTATATTCCTCAGATTGCTCATGAAATTGTGATAGCAAATCCAGATAGAACCTTCAATTTAACCTCTATAATGATTGGTAACGGGATTACTGATGCATTAGTTCAAGCAGATTATTATCAACCAATGGCCTGTGGTAAAGGTGGATATCCTCCAATATTAAGTGAACGTAATTGTGAGAAAATGAAGGGGTCCACATCACGTTGCCACAGTCTGAATGAACTTTGCTATAAGAGTAAATCAAGTCTACCATGTATCGTGTCGTCGACTTATTGTGATGCAGCATTGTTCAAaccatttgaagaaactggTTTGAACCCATATGATATTAGAGGACCTTGTGAAGATACCTCTAAAGATGGCATGTGTTATTTTGCGATGAAATACATTGAACAGTATATGAATTTCCCTGAAGTACAAGAAGTACTTGGTTCTGATATAGAGAGTTATTCTGGATGCAGTGAAGATGTATTTGCAAGGTTTGGATTTACAGGGGACGGAAGTAAACCCTTCCAGCAGTATGTTGCAGAATTGCTAAATGAAAACATTCCTGTCTTGATCTACGCTGGAGATAAAGATTTCATATGTAATTGGTTAGGTAACTACGCCTGGACGAATGCATTGGATTGGAAGGATAAGTTTAGCTATAGAAACAGtcctttgaagaaatggacACATTCAGAATCTGGTGAAGAACTAGGTCAATTGAAGAGctataataattttacGTTTTTAAGAATATATGATGCCGGACATATGGTTCCATATGATCAACCTGA
It encodes the following:
- the ATG42 gene encoding carboxypeptidase C (ancestral locus Anc_3.127) — translated: MKFSSIFFVLSLYSTFISSISCISLHECFLSLPDLNFREIPRNLYQSLIPKKALTDADSTLKIQSSLDNDYSLRLRTVDPAKLGIDSVKQWSGYLDYKDSKHFFYWFFESRNDPKNDPIILWLNGGPGCSSFTGLFFELGPSSIGKDMRPIHNLYSWNNNASIIFLEQPLGVGFSYGDDKVSSTKMAGKDAYIFLELFFEAFPNLRSNDFHIAGESYAGHYIPQIAHEIVIANPDRTFNLTSIMIGNGITDALVQADYYQPMACGKGGYPPILSERNCEKMKGSTSRCHSLNELCYKSKSSLPCIVSSTYCDAALFKPFEETGLNPYDIRGPCEDTSKDGMCYFAMKYIEQYMNFPEVQEVLGSDIESYSGCSEDVFARFGFTGDGSKPFQQYVAELLNENIPVLIYAGDKDFICNWLGNYAWTNALDWKDKFSYRNSPLKKWTHSESGEELGQLKSYNNFTFLRIYDAGHMVPYDQPEASLEMVNRWLSGSYSFN